A single genomic interval of Buteo buteo chromosome 20, bButBut1.hap1.1, whole genome shotgun sequence harbors:
- the RNF152 gene encoding E3 ubiquitin-protein ligase RNF152: METLSQDSLLECQICFNYYSPRRRPKLLDCKHTCCSVCLQQMRTSQKDLRCPWCRGITKLPPGYSVSQLPDDPEVIAVIAIPHTSEHTPVFIKLPSNGCYMLPLPLSKERALLPGDIGCRLLPGGQQKSLAVVTIPAEQQPLQGGLPAEGGAEEPDRRGVVKSSTWSGVCTVILVACVLVFLLGIVLHNMSCISKRFTVISCG, translated from the coding sequence ATGGAGACCCTGTCCCAGGACTCTCTGCTGGAGTGCCAGATTTGCTTCAACTACTACAGCCCCCGCCGGCGGCCCAAGCTGCTGGACTGCAAGCACACCTGCTGCTCCGTGTGCCTGCAGCAGATGAGGACCAGCCAGAAGGACCTGCGGTGCCCCTGGTGCCGCGGGATCACCAAGCTGCCGCCGGGCTACTCCGTGTCGCAGCTGCCCGATGACCCCGAGGTGATCGCCGTCATCGCGATCCCCCACACATCGGAGCACACCCCCGTCTTCATCAAACTCCCCAGCAATGGGTGCTACATGCTGCCCTTGCCCCTCTCCAAGGAGAGGGCGCTACTGCCGGGAGACATTGGCTGCCGCCTCCTGCCCGGCGGCCAGCAGAAGTCCTTGGCGGTGGTGACGATCCCGGCGGAGCAGCAGCCGCTGCAGGGTGGCCTTCCCGCCGAGGGGGGAGCAGAGGAGCCGGACCGGAGAGGCGTTGTGAAAAGCTCCACCTGGTCGGGGGTTTGCACTGTGATCCTGGTGGCCTGCGTCCTGGTCTTTCTCCTGGGCATCGTCCTCCACAACATGTCATGCATTTCCAAGCGCTTCACGGTGATCTCCTGCGGCTGa